A region from the Actinoplanes sp. OR16 genome encodes:
- a CDS encoding adenylate/guanylate cyclase domain-containing protein, giving the protein MSGRSELPSGLVTFMFTDIEGSTRLARMLGDAYRGVLGAHRSVLRTVLAEFGGVELLTEGDSFFIAFASAGAAVAACVEAQRRLSAHEWPRRDAVPRVRMGLHTGHAIPVGEEYASAEVHRAARVSAAAHGGQILCSEATALAVTAAYTMPARGHAETTLGAVDMLDLGAYRLRGFDDDERLYQVMAPGLEREFPRPRTAEAPRHNLPAPSSHFVGRAAETAELAELISHNRLVTVVGPGGAGKTRLTLAVAEQLLPAYPGGVWTIDAATAADGLPTTLAAALGLRPEPGRPMIETVVEQCAERRMLVLIQTCDAAPALTATLAHRLLSRCRRLDVVATGRAPLGLSGETVWRIPPLAPADAFALLRARASAAQGGRPGDGDQQLAGLAARLEGSPLAIELAAVRLRLLPADQLARRLDDPLGALDNDAAGGDRHASLANNLAWSYRTLGSRAADLLRRLAVFAGPVDLATVEWCGPEALGALSELAEKSLVEVVPGALYRLSDQVRAYALRQLATSGNENEVRDRHLSWAMQALDRVSADTDGTVSLTELSPYVAEWQAALRWAAKSGDVRAGLRLACALDPWWREHGGAREGRELLSRLYQRSTGSTGPRELAGAYLVHAGLADERPERERFLSRAEEEARATGDPALLIRSLAARRVHLDGDAEAAERACRQVIAEAERNGAPTAALPAILALAELLWRRDALTEAAELLAGARQIEAVHPEDRGRRAVDWLLGMVALRRGDLVAAHDHLVVALRSRLRHGFRGAAADAVAAIAVRCVLGGDPATATVLFGGAEAARGARRTESFGAFWSAQQASLRAALGDAAFDAAYADGAGLGFDRIVALALAVEHPDLEDGAVRFANAVSGS; this is encoded by the coding sequence GTGTCGGGACGGAGCGAGCTACCCAGTGGGCTGGTGACCTTTATGTTCACCGACATAGAGGGCTCTACTCGGCTGGCCCGGATGCTCGGCGATGCGTACCGAGGGGTTCTCGGAGCGCATCGATCAGTGCTACGCACTGTGCTGGCCGAGTTCGGTGGTGTCGAGCTCCTTACGGAGGGTGATTCATTTTTCATCGCGTTCGCGAGCGCCGGCGCGGCGGTCGCGGCGTGTGTCGAAGCGCAGCGCCGACTGTCCGCACACGAGTGGCCGCGGCGTGACGCGGTGCCGCGTGTCCGGATGGGACTGCACACCGGTCACGCCATTCCGGTCGGCGAGGAGTACGCGAGCGCCGAGGTGCACCGGGCGGCCCGGGTGTCGGCCGCGGCGCACGGCGGTCAGATCCTCTGCTCGGAGGCGACCGCCCTCGCCGTGACGGCGGCGTACACGATGCCCGCCCGTGGACACGCGGAGACGACCCTCGGCGCGGTGGACATGCTGGACCTCGGTGCGTACCGGCTGCGGGGCTTCGACGACGACGAGCGGCTCTACCAGGTGATGGCGCCGGGCCTGGAGCGGGAATTCCCCCGGCCCCGCACCGCCGAGGCGCCCCGGCACAACCTCCCGGCGCCGTCCAGCCACTTCGTCGGCCGGGCTGCCGAGACCGCCGAACTCGCCGAGTTGATCAGTCACAACCGCCTGGTCACCGTCGTCGGCCCGGGAGGCGCGGGCAAGACTCGTCTGACGCTGGCGGTCGCCGAACAGCTGCTTCCGGCGTACCCCGGCGGTGTTTGGACGATCGATGCCGCAACCGCGGCAGACGGCCTGCCCACGACGCTGGCCGCGGCCCTGGGACTGAGGCCCGAACCGGGTCGTCCGATGATCGAGACAGTCGTGGAGCAGTGTGCCGAGCGGCGGATGCTGGTGCTGATCCAGACGTGTGACGCGGCGCCGGCGCTGACCGCGACGCTCGCCCACCGCCTGCTCAGCCGCTGCCGCCGGCTGGATGTGGTGGCGACCGGCCGCGCCCCGCTCGGCTTGTCCGGCGAGACCGTCTGGCGGATCCCGCCACTCGCTCCCGCCGACGCGTTCGCACTGCTCAGAGCACGTGCCTCGGCGGCGCAGGGCGGTCGGCCCGGCGACGGCGACCAGCAGTTGGCCGGTCTCGCCGCGCGCCTGGAGGGCTCGCCGCTCGCTATCGAGCTGGCCGCCGTCCGGCTCCGGCTGCTCCCCGCCGACCAGCTCGCCCGGCGGCTCGACGACCCGCTCGGCGCTCTCGACAACGACGCTGCGGGCGGTGACCGGCACGCCAGCCTCGCGAACAACCTGGCCTGGTCCTATCGCACCCTCGGCAGCCGGGCCGCCGACCTGCTGCGCCGGCTCGCGGTCTTCGCCGGTCCGGTGGATCTCGCGACGGTCGAGTGGTGCGGCCCGGAGGCTCTCGGCGCGCTCTCCGAGCTCGCCGAGAAGTCGCTGGTCGAGGTGGTGCCGGGGGCGCTCTACCGGCTTTCCGATCAGGTGCGGGCGTACGCCCTCCGGCAGCTGGCGACGTCCGGCAACGAGAACGAGGTCCGTGATCGGCACCTGTCCTGGGCCATGCAGGCGCTCGACCGGGTGTCCGCCGACACCGACGGCACCGTGTCGCTGACCGAGCTGAGCCCCTATGTGGCCGAGTGGCAGGCCGCCCTGCGCTGGGCGGCGAAGAGCGGCGACGTCCGGGCGGGGCTGCGCCTGGCCTGTGCGCTCGACCCGTGGTGGCGTGAGCACGGCGGTGCCCGGGAGGGCCGGGAGCTGCTGTCCCGGCTCTACCAGCGGAGCACCGGCTCCACCGGCCCGCGTGAGCTGGCCGGGGCGTACCTGGTCCACGCCGGACTCGCCGACGAACGCCCGGAACGGGAGCGCTTCCTGTCCCGGGCCGAGGAGGAGGCGCGTGCCACGGGCGATCCGGCGCTGCTGATCCGCTCGCTCGCCGCCCGGCGCGTGCACCTGGACGGCGATGCGGAGGCCGCCGAGCGGGCATGCCGTCAGGTGATCGCCGAGGCGGAACGGAACGGCGCGCCCACCGCGGCCCTGCCGGCCATACTCGCGCTGGCCGAACTGCTCTGGCGGCGGGACGCGCTGACCGAGGCCGCGGAGCTGCTCGCCGGCGCACGCCAGATCGAAGCGGTGCACCCCGAGGACCGTGGCCGACGGGCGGTGGACTGGCTGCTCGGCATGGTCGCGTTGCGCCGAGGTGACCTGGTCGCCGCCCACGATCACCTGGTGGTGGCGCTGCGGTCCCGTCTCCGGCACGGTTTCCGGGGCGCGGCAGCCGACGCGGTCGCCGCCATCGCGGTGCGGTGCGTGCTCGGCGGGGACCCGGCCACGGCGACGGTTCTGTTCGGCGGGGCGGAGGCGGCTCGGGGCGCGCGGCGTACCGAATCGTTCGGCGCTTTCTGGTCGGCACAGCAGGCTTCGCTGCGGGCGGCGCTCGGGGATGCCGCCTTCGACGCCGCCTACGCGGACGGCGCGGGACTCGGCTTCGACCGGATCGTGGCGCTGGCGCTGGCCGTCGAGCACCCGGACCTGGAGGACGGCGCGGTCCGGTTCGCCAACGCGGTGAGCGGTTCCTAG
- a CDS encoding 2-oxoacid:ferredoxin oxidoreductase subunit beta produces the protein MASPVELKLTAKDFKSDQEVRWCPGCGDYAILAAVQGFMPELGIPRENIVFVSGIGCSSRFPYYMNTYGMHSIHGRAPAIATGLSTSRPDLSVWVVTGDGDALSIGGNHLIHALRRNVNLKILLFNNRIYGLTKGQYSPTSEIGKITKSTPAGSADSPFNPLSLALGAEATFVARTIDSDRKHLQSVLRAAAEHEGSAFVEIYQNCNIFNDGAFDLIKDASSRDEHLIRLEQGRPITFGADDRFSVVHPEGSFGLKVQEGGNAIVHDATVDDPAYAFALTRLSGSELTTTPIGVFRNVQRPSYDEIVRKQVLDAKAQSSGTAEEMLSNLLNAGDTWTIL, from the coding sequence ATGGCTAGCCCCGTCGAGCTCAAACTGACCGCGAAGGACTTCAAGTCCGACCAGGAGGTGCGCTGGTGCCCGGGCTGCGGTGACTACGCGATCCTGGCCGCCGTGCAGGGCTTCATGCCGGAACTGGGCATCCCCCGGGAGAACATCGTCTTCGTCTCCGGGATCGGCTGCTCGTCCCGCTTCCCGTACTACATGAACACGTACGGGATGCACTCCATCCACGGCCGCGCGCCGGCGATCGCGACCGGCCTCTCCACCTCCCGGCCCGACCTCAGCGTCTGGGTGGTCACCGGCGACGGCGACGCGCTCTCGATCGGCGGCAACCACCTGATCCACGCGCTGCGCCGCAACGTGAACCTGAAGATCCTGCTCTTCAACAACCGGATCTACGGGCTGACGAAGGGGCAGTACTCGCCGACCTCGGAGATCGGCAAGATCACCAAGTCGACGCCGGCCGGTTCGGCGGACTCGCCGTTCAACCCGCTGTCGCTCGCCCTCGGCGCCGAGGCGACGTTCGTGGCCCGGACGATCGACTCCGACCGCAAACACCTCCAGTCGGTGCTGCGGGCGGCGGCCGAGCACGAGGGTTCCGCGTTCGTCGAGATCTACCAGAACTGCAACATCTTCAACGACGGCGCCTTCGACCTGATCAAGGACGCCTCGTCGCGCGACGAGCACCTGATCCGGCTCGAACAGGGCCGGCCGATCACGTTCGGGGCCGACGACCGCTTCTCGGTCGTCCACCCGGAAGGCAGCTTCGGCCTGAAGGTGCAGGAGGGCGGCAACGCCATCGTGCACGACGCCACCGTCGACGACCCGGCGTACGCGTTCGCGCTGACCCGCCTGTCCGGATCGGAGCTGACGACAACGCCGATCGGCGTCTTCCGGAACGTGCAGCGGCCCTCCTACGACGAGATCGTGCGCAAGCAGGTGCTCGACGCGAAGGCGCAGTCGTCCGGGACGGCCGAGGAGATGCTGAGCAACCTGCTGAACGCAGGCGACACCTGGACGATCCTCTAG
- a CDS encoding phospholipase encodes MSWLAAVTGFVMATTSVVPADQRDALLLSWTQPTAASTAAWAEARKDRAKWADYRFDWTSDACSHAPEKPFGFRFGPACRHHDFGYRNYRAAGTLGKHRKRLDETFRADLRRECDRHRLIAQPACNALAFTYFETVRLTGKP; translated from the coding sequence ATGAGTTGGCTCGCCGCCGTCACAGGTTTCGTCATGGCCACCACGAGCGTCGTTCCAGCGGACCAGCGAGACGCGTTGCTGCTGAGCTGGACCCAGCCCACCGCGGCGAGCACGGCGGCCTGGGCCGAGGCACGCAAGGACCGGGCGAAGTGGGCGGACTACCGGTTCGACTGGACCAGCGACGCCTGTAGTCACGCCCCGGAGAAGCCGTTCGGTTTCCGGTTCGGACCGGCCTGCCGGCACCACGACTTCGGCTACCGCAACTATCGGGCCGCCGGAACCCTCGGTAAGCACCGCAAGCGACTCGACGAGACCTTCCGTGCCGACCTGCGGCGTGAGTGCGACAGGCACCGGCTGATCGCGCAGCCGGCCTGCAACGCCCTGGCGTTCACGTATTTCGAGACGGTACGGCTGACCGGCAAGCCCTAG
- the hemB gene encoding porphobilinogen synthase, with the protein MSFPDIRPRRLRRTPAIRRLVEETRLAPSELVLPLFLKDGISEPKPISSLPGVHQHTRESLLKAAHEAVSAGVGGLMLFGVPDNADKDETGSAGLDPEGILNVGLRDLRREFGDDTVVMGDLCLDEFTSHGHCGVLAADGSVDNDATLALYAEMAVVQAEAGAHMVGPSGMMDGQVGVIRKALDKAGHQDVSILAYSVKYAGAFYGPFREAVESTLQGDRRQYQQDPPNLRDALREVDLDVAEGADIVMVKPGLPYLDVIAAIRERVTVPVAAYQVSGEYAMVEAAAANGWIDRERVILESLTSLKRAGAQITLTYWASEVAKLLTGRL; encoded by the coding sequence ATGTCCTTCCCCGACATTCGCCCGCGCCGGCTCCGGCGCACCCCCGCGATCCGCCGCCTCGTCGAGGAGACCCGGCTCGCGCCCTCCGAACTGGTCCTCCCGCTGTTCCTGAAGGACGGGATCAGCGAGCCGAAGCCGATCAGCTCACTGCCCGGCGTCCACCAGCACACCCGGGAGTCGCTGCTCAAGGCCGCGCACGAGGCGGTCAGCGCCGGCGTCGGCGGCCTCATGCTCTTCGGCGTGCCGGACAACGCGGACAAGGACGAGACCGGTTCGGCCGGGCTCGACCCCGAGGGCATCCTCAACGTCGGCCTCCGCGACCTGCGCCGCGAGTTCGGCGACGACACCGTGGTGATGGGCGACCTCTGCCTCGACGAGTTCACCTCGCACGGGCACTGCGGGGTCCTGGCCGCCGACGGTTCCGTCGACAACGACGCCACCCTGGCCCTGTACGCCGAGATGGCCGTGGTCCAGGCCGAAGCCGGCGCGCACATGGTCGGCCCGTCCGGGATGATGGACGGCCAGGTCGGCGTGATCCGCAAGGCGCTCGACAAGGCCGGTCACCAGGACGTCAGCATCCTCGCCTACTCGGTGAAATACGCCGGCGCGTTCTACGGGCCGTTCCGGGAGGCGGTGGAGTCGACGCTGCAGGGCGACCGCCGGCAGTACCAGCAGGACCCGCCGAACCTGCGCGACGCCCTGCGTGAGGTCGACCTTGACGTGGCCGAGGGCGCGGACATCGTCATGGTCAAGCCGGGGCTGCCCTACCTCGACGTGATCGCAGCCATCCGCGAGCGGGTCACCGTACCGGTGGCGGCCTATCAGGTGTCGGGGGAGTACGCGATGGTCGAAGCGGCCGCCGCGAACGGCTGGATCGACCGTGAGCGGGTCATCCTCGAATCGCTGACCTCGCTCAAGCGGGCCGGTGCGCAGATCACCCTCACCTACTGGGCGTCCGAGGTCGCGAAGCTCCTAACCGGTCGGCTCTAG
- a CDS encoding CGNR zinc finger domain-containing protein: protein MRQPGDRAPAPSGLALLQDLANTVDIEAGRETLRTAADLAEFCAAHGLGPLTFDAEDVPAAIRLREALRDLCEAHTGADAPAGSLGVLDFELSRAALRLTVDATGQATAVPAHGLDGIPALTAHIAAGVLAAVADGTWPRLKACGAHSCRWVYYDRSPGGRSRWCTMSICGSRAKMRAYRSTRASRA from the coding sequence ATGCGGCAGCCCGGCGATCGCGCTCCAGCGCCCTCAGGGTTGGCCCTCCTCCAGGACCTGGCGAACACGGTCGACATCGAGGCGGGCCGCGAGACCCTGCGCACCGCCGCCGATCTCGCCGAGTTCTGCGCGGCACACGGCCTCGGCCCGCTGACCTTCGACGCGGAGGACGTGCCGGCGGCGATCCGGCTGCGGGAAGCGCTGCGCGATCTCTGCGAGGCGCACACCGGCGCCGACGCCCCGGCCGGTTCGCTGGGCGTGCTCGACTTCGAGCTGAGCCGGGCCGCCCTGCGCCTGACCGTCGACGCCACCGGCCAGGCCACCGCCGTGCCAGCCCACGGCCTCGACGGCATCCCGGCCCTGACCGCGCACATCGCGGCCGGCGTGCTGGCAGCGGTGGCCGACGGCACCTGGCCGAGGCTCAAGGCGTGCGGGGCGCACAGTTGCCGCTGGGTCTACTACGACCGCAGCCCGGGCGGCCGATCCCGCTGGTGCACGATGAGCATCTGCGGAAGCCGAGCGAAGATGCGCGCCTACCGAAGCACCCGAGCTTCCCGCGCCTAG
- a CDS encoding GNAT family N-acetyltransferase, protein MRVREWDPRSASAAEIQSLVETVNAAMAADLPDDPPWRDTQVRDYLAETMPGERRITWVVEDDRVPEGEGQIFAHVNILLLGDIGVLEILVRPDLRRRGLGSQLLAVAARRAYLEGFTSIGVEAIGSTPAIPFYESLGFEREYVETRSVLNLESVDWLALGAMASGISAGYRIEYHPGGPPDPLLEAYAQAKAEAQNDDDDLDLAPRSSDPQRLRESIETLHKRGLKPYIVLAIHEATGTVAGLTEVVVPAQHPERADQYDTIVVRAHRGYGIDRAIKARMLFELRSAEPGLRQVQTWNAQHNESMLKVNAELGYQSDRDWFEYIADVSHLVQRLEPTG, encoded by the coding sequence GTGAGGGTGCGTGAATGGGATCCACGCTCCGCGTCCGCGGCCGAGATCCAGTCGCTCGTGGAGACGGTGAATGCGGCCATGGCCGCAGATCTCCCGGACGATCCACCCTGGCGTGACACGCAGGTCCGGGACTATCTCGCCGAGACCATGCCCGGGGAACGCCGGATCACCTGGGTGGTCGAGGACGATCGGGTGCCCGAGGGTGAAGGCCAGATCTTCGCCCACGTGAACATCCTGCTGCTCGGCGACATCGGCGTGCTGGAGATCCTGGTCCGGCCCGATCTGCGGCGGCGTGGGCTCGGCAGTCAACTGCTGGCGGTGGCGGCGCGCCGCGCGTACCTGGAAGGTTTCACTTCGATCGGGGTCGAGGCGATCGGCAGTACGCCGGCCATCCCGTTCTACGAGTCGCTCGGCTTCGAACGGGAGTACGTCGAAACCCGCAGCGTCCTCAACCTGGAGTCGGTCGACTGGCTGGCCCTGGGCGCCATGGCGAGCGGCATCAGCGCCGGTTACCGCATCGAATACCACCCCGGTGGCCCGCCGGACCCGCTGCTGGAGGCGTACGCCCAGGCGAAGGCGGAGGCGCAGAACGATGACGACGACCTCGACCTGGCGCCGCGCTCATCCGACCCGCAGCGGCTTCGCGAATCCATCGAAACGCTTCACAAGCGCGGGCTGAAGCCGTACATCGTCCTGGCCATCCACGAGGCCACCGGCACGGTGGCGGGGCTGACCGAGGTGGTCGTGCCCGCTCAGCATCCCGAGCGGGCCGACCAGTACGACACCATCGTGGTGCGTGCGCACCGCGGTTACGGCATCGATCGGGCGATCAAGGCCCGGATGCTCTTCGAGCTGCGCTCGGCCGAGCCCGGCCTGCGCCAGGTCCAGACCTGGAACGCCCAGCACAACGAGTCGATGCTGAAGGTGAACGCCGAGCTCGGTTACCAGTCGGACCGCGACTGGTTCGAGTACATCGCCGACGTGAGCCACCTGGTCCAGCGTCTAGAGCCGACCGGTTAG
- a CDS encoding MFS transporter, with product MGVTKRNRDFRDFWLGHTVSAVGTHVTAVALPLLATLVLDAGPTGVAAVATAGYLPNVLLPLLAGHWLERRRRRPVMIGADLLRAAALFAVPTAYMIGVLTVPLLVVIAFVVGALAVVFDIGGFAYVPTLVDESDLPAANRAVQGSTTAAQVAGPGLAGLLTQAAGPALAVVVDAVSYLGSALGVAAARRPEPSPAPATDSGKTGLRLVVTDPYLRALTAHAAIYNGASQILTVNLVVYLINERGLSAGLFGLALSASGAGAFAGTMLALRMAGLLGYGPAFLASLALSTGIPLAIAVLPGSGLALALSLAVVQFVSGIGLGSANVLSVTLRQVIVPQGSLARTNGGYRTLIYGVLPLGSAAGGVLGHGLGSRAGVAIGAAGLAVSTLPILSRRIRRLRSLETVRAGRAVRP from the coding sequence ATGGGGGTAACGAAACGCAATCGGGACTTCCGCGACTTCTGGCTCGGGCACACCGTCTCGGCCGTCGGCACCCACGTCACGGCCGTGGCACTCCCGCTGCTCGCCACCCTCGTGCTGGACGCCGGCCCGACCGGGGTTGCCGCCGTCGCCACGGCCGGCTACCTGCCGAACGTGCTCCTGCCGCTCCTGGCCGGGCACTGGCTCGAACGTCGCCGGCGCCGGCCCGTGATGATCGGTGCGGACCTGCTGAGGGCGGCGGCCCTGTTCGCGGTGCCCACGGCGTACATGATCGGGGTCTTGACCGTGCCCCTGCTCGTGGTGATCGCCTTCGTGGTCGGTGCGCTCGCGGTGGTGTTCGACATCGGTGGGTTCGCCTACGTGCCGACGCTCGTCGACGAGAGCGATCTGCCCGCCGCGAACCGGGCCGTCCAGGGCTCGACCACCGCCGCCCAGGTCGCCGGGCCGGGACTCGCCGGACTGCTGACCCAGGCGGCCGGGCCGGCGCTCGCCGTTGTCGTCGACGCGGTCAGCTATCTCGGCAGCGCGCTCGGGGTGGCCGCGGCCCGGCGCCCGGAACCGTCACCGGCCCCGGCCACCGATTCCGGGAAGACCGGGCTGCGCCTCGTCGTCACCGACCCCTACCTGCGCGCGCTCACCGCCCATGCGGCGATCTACAACGGCGCGTCCCAGATCCTCACCGTCAATCTCGTGGTCTACCTGATCAACGAACGCGGCCTGAGCGCAGGCCTCTTCGGGCTGGCGCTGAGCGCGAGCGGCGCGGGCGCCTTCGCCGGGACCATGCTCGCGCTGCGGATGGCCGGACTTCTCGGGTACGGACCCGCGTTCCTCGCGTCCCTGGCCCTCTCCACCGGGATCCCGCTCGCGATCGCGGTCCTGCCCGGGTCCGGCCTCGCCCTGGCCCTGTCGCTGGCCGTGGTGCAGTTCGTCAGCGGCATCGGGCTGGGATCGGCGAACGTCCTCTCCGTGACGCTGCGGCAGGTGATCGTGCCGCAGGGATCGCTGGCCCGGACGAACGGCGGCTACCGGACGCTGATCTACGGGGTTCTGCCGCTCGGCAGCGCGGCGGGCGGCGTGCTCGGGCACGGCCTGGGCAGCCGGGCGGGCGTGGCGATCGGCGCCGCCGGACTGGCGGTGTCGACGTTGCCGATACTCAGCCGCCGGATCCGGAGGCTGCGCTCCCTGGAGACGGTCCGCGCCGGCCGGGCGGTCAGACCGTGA
- a CDS encoding zinc ribbon domain-containing protein, with protein sequence MPRYEFRCRACGATFEVSRPMSEAAAPASCPDGHGDTVKLLSTVAVTGRGGVTPSAPVAPAGGGGCCGGGGCC encoded by the coding sequence ATGCCGCGTTATGAGTTCCGTTGCCGCGCCTGTGGCGCCACCTTCGAGGTCAGCCGTCCGATGAGCGAGGCCGCCGCCCCGGCGTCCTGCCCGGATGGTCACGGCGACACCGTGAAGCTGCTGTCCACAGTCGCCGTGACCGGGCGTGGCGGCGTCACCCCGTCGGCTCCGGTGGCGCCGGCCGGTGGTGGCGGTTGCTGCGGCGGTGGCGGCTGCTGCTGA
- a CDS encoding TrkA family potassium uptake protein has translation MIHLPLVRQGPLKALGARLAMAFALVVVTVAIIYIDRDGYRDVNEDGLTLLDCAYYAVVTLSTTGYGDITPTSPSARLVNVLFITPARVLFLIILVGTTLEVLTDQYRKGLRVSRWRRKLKDHIIICGYGTKGRAAVAALLETGYDKARIVIVENREAGVRQAQASGFVVIEGDATRSAVLNEADVKNCKSVIIATDRDEASVLITLTVRQLTAGQVRIIAAVREQENAALLKQSGAHHVIVSSSTAGRLLGLTTTAPPLIDVVEDLLTPGQGMALAMRSAERAEVGRNPRELLTLVVALIRRGKVLPLGGEQAVTIETGDLLVYIRDDEGVPSGITV, from the coding sequence ATGATTCATCTACCGCTGGTCCGACAGGGACCGCTGAAGGCCCTAGGGGCCCGCTTGGCGATGGCATTCGCCCTCGTCGTGGTCACGGTGGCGATCATCTACATCGACCGCGACGGCTACCGTGACGTCAACGAGGACGGCCTGACCCTCCTCGACTGCGCCTACTACGCGGTGGTCACGCTCTCCACCACCGGCTACGGGGACATCACCCCGACCTCCCCGAGTGCCCGGCTGGTGAACGTCCTGTTCATCACCCCCGCCCGGGTCCTCTTCCTGATCATCCTGGTCGGCACCACTCTGGAGGTGCTGACCGACCAGTACCGGAAGGGCCTGCGGGTCAGCCGGTGGAGGCGAAAGTTGAAGGACCACATCATCATCTGCGGCTATGGCACGAAGGGCCGGGCCGCGGTCGCCGCGCTGCTGGAGACCGGGTACGACAAGGCGCGCATCGTGATCGTGGAGAACCGCGAAGCAGGGGTCCGGCAGGCGCAGGCCAGTGGCTTCGTCGTGATCGAGGGTGACGCGACCCGTTCGGCGGTGCTCAACGAAGCCGACGTGAAGAACTGCAAGTCGGTCATCATCGCGACCGACCGCGACGAGGCCTCCGTGCTGATCACGCTGACCGTCCGGCAGCTCACCGCCGGCCAGGTCCGGATCATCGCGGCCGTCCGTGAGCAGGAGAACGCGGCCCTGCTGAAGCAGAGCGGCGCTCACCACGTGATCGTCTCGTCCTCGACGGCCGGTCGCCTGCTCGGTCTCACCACCACCGCCCCGCCGCTCATCGACGTGGTGGAGGACCTCCTCACCCCGGGTCAGGGCATGGCGCTGGCGATGCGGTCCGCCGAGCGGGCCGAGGTGGGCCGGAACCCTCGTGAGCTGCTGACGCTGGTGGTCGCCCTGATCCGGCGGGGGAAGGTGCTGCCGCTGGGTGGCGAGCAGGCGGTCACGATCGAGACGGGCGACCTGCTGGTCTACATCCGCGACGACGAGGGCGTACCGAGCGGCATCACGGTCTGA